A section of the Brevundimonas sp. AJA228-03 genome encodes:
- a CDS encoding DUF2177 family protein, with the protein MLKWIVAYLATGAAMAVVDFGWLTTMTDRLYKPIIGPIMTPQPDMVAAVAFYLIYIGGVVFLAVAPALKEGAWTRAAINGAALGFVAYATYDLTNQATLAVWQWKLTIIDLCWGTFLTTAAATLGYLATRAVAGRT; encoded by the coding sequence ATGTTGAAATGGATCGTAGCCTATCTGGCGACCGGCGCAGCGATGGCGGTGGTGGACTTTGGCTGGCTGACCACCATGACCGACCGGCTGTACAAGCCGATCATCGGACCGATCATGACACCCCAGCCGGACATGGTCGCAGCGGTGGCCTTCTATCTGATCTATATCGGCGGCGTGGTCTTCCTGGCGGTCGCCCCGGCGCTGAAGGAGGGGGCCTGGACGCGGGCGGCGATCAACGGCGCAGCCCTGGGGTTCGTGGCCTATGCCACCTATGACCTGACCAACCAGGCGACGCTGGCGGTCTGGCAGTGGAAGCTGACGATCATTGACCTGTGCTGGGGCACCTTCCTGACCACGGCGGCGGCGACCCTGGGTTACCTGGCGACCCGCGCGGTGGCTGGCCGCACCTGA
- a CDS encoding peptidase: protein MKLWLVLGGAAAIGLAGCAVDPYAYGTTSPYGQYGNSGYGQSYGGGVDASASATFGEVYLDSGFDEDPYRVSVTSGGSIDASAIASGCTGMVARAPDFQLTYDAGNLPLTFGVNGQVDTTLVINGPDGRWTCDDDSGGGTDPEITYSRPQSGTYDVWVGAFGGDSGSAELFVTELGSDYGRNNNYGDNNSYDRGNGWRDDDRRNGFYDNDNRNNGRNDDYGSTYPDSSATAAYGEIDLSSGFRGDPYTVSVLAGGSIDASIVDDSCAGRIASAPDFQITYDAGSLPLTIGATSNGDVTLVVNGPDGQWYCDDDSGGSNDAELTFQRPRSGVYDIWVGSYGGDSLPAELFFTELR, encoded by the coding sequence ATGAAACTCTGGTTGGTACTGGGCGGGGCGGCTGCGATCGGCCTGGCGGGCTGTGCGGTCGATCCGTACGCCTATGGGACGACCTCGCCCTATGGCCAGTACGGCAACAGTGGATACGGCCAGTCGTATGGCGGCGGCGTGGATGCCAGCGCGTCTGCGACCTTTGGCGAGGTCTATCTGGACTCCGGCTTCGACGAGGATCCCTACCGGGTTTCGGTGACCTCGGGGGGCAGCATCGATGCGTCGGCGATCGCCAGCGGCTGCACCGGTATGGTGGCGCGAGCCCCCGACTTCCAGCTGACCTATGACGCCGGCAACCTGCCCCTGACGTTCGGCGTCAATGGTCAGGTCGATACGACCCTCGTCATCAACGGCCCCGACGGGCGCTGGACCTGCGACGATGATTCGGGTGGCGGGACCGATCCGGAAATCACCTATTCGCGCCCGCAGTCCGGCACCTATGACGTCTGGGTCGGCGCATTCGGCGGAGACAGCGGTTCGGCCGAGCTTTTCGTGACCGAGCTGGGCAGCGACTACGGTCGCAACAACAACTATGGCGACAACAACAGCTACGACCGTGGAAACGGCTGGCGCGACGACGACCGCCGGAATGGTTTCTACGACAACGACAACCGCAACAACGGTCGTAACGATGACTATGGCAGCACCTATCCCGACAGCTCGGCGACGGCGGCCTATGGCGAGATCGATCTGAGCTCGGGCTTCCGCGGCGATCCCTACACCGTGTCGGTGCTGGCGGGCGGCAGCATCGACGCCTCGATCGTCGATGACAGCTGCGCGGGCCGGATCGCCTCGGCTCCGGATTTCCAGATCACCTACGATGCAGGCAGCCTGCCGCTGACCATCGGGGCGACCTCGAACGGTGACGTGACCCTGGTCGTCAACGGGCCGGATGGCCAGTGGTACTGCGACGACGACTCGGGCGGCAGCAACGATGCCGAACTGACCTTCCAGCGGCCCCGGTCGGGTGTCTATGACATCTGGGTCGGATCGTACGGCGGCGACAGCCTCCCGGCCGAGCTGTTCTTCACCGAGCTGCGTTAA
- a CDS encoding cyclopropane-fatty-acyl-phospholipid synthase family protein yields MNLTNVAIRQLQDAPFPDFVTRPAIASLVTEARKKLDREGPHDSAAFARQMAVRAIAEHTDAANDQHYELPPEFFRICLGARLKYSCCLYGDGAETLDQAEEKALAESCAHAELVDGQSVLELGCGWGSLSLWMAEKYPNSRITAVSNSHGQRGHIEEQARLRGLTNLNVITCDMNDFEAPAAGTYDRIVSVEMFEHMANWRALLTRARGWLKPDGRMFIHIFTHRDAPYRFDHTDNGDFIARHFFTGGVMPSRDLMHQFPDLFAIEQQWTWNGENYARTAEDWLARMDANPDRVLELMQETYGRENARLWVRRWRRFYLATAGLFGNDGGNTWAVTHYRLKPV; encoded by the coding sequence ATGAACCTCACCAATGTCGCCATTCGCCAGCTGCAGGATGCGCCCTTTCCCGACTTCGTCACCCGCCCGGCGATCGCCAGCCTTGTGACAGAGGCGAGGAAGAAGCTGGACCGCGAGGGGCCGCACGATTCTGCCGCGTTCGCCCGCCAGATGGCGGTGCGCGCCATCGCCGAACACACCGACGCCGCCAACGACCAGCACTACGAACTGCCACCGGAGTTTTTCCGGATCTGTCTGGGCGCGCGGCTGAAATACTCATGCTGCCTGTACGGCGACGGGGCCGAGACGCTGGATCAGGCCGAAGAGAAGGCGCTGGCCGAAAGCTGCGCCCATGCCGAACTGGTGGATGGGCAGAGCGTGCTGGAACTCGGCTGCGGCTGGGGATCGCTGTCGCTGTGGATGGCGGAAAAATATCCGAACAGTCGGATCACGGCGGTCTCGAACAGCCACGGACAGCGCGGCCATATCGAGGAACAGGCCCGGCTGCGGGGTCTGACGAACCTGAACGTCATCACCTGCGACATGAACGATTTCGAGGCCCCGGCGGCCGGGACCTATGACCGGATCGTCTCGGTCGAGATGTTCGAGCACATGGCCAACTGGCGCGCCCTGCTGACCCGGGCCAGGGGCTGGCTGAAGCCCGACGGGCGGATGTTCATCCACATCTTCACGCACCGCGACGCGCCCTACCGGTTCGATCACACCGACAACGGCGACTTCATCGCCCGGCATTTCTTCACCGGCGGCGTGATGCCCAGCCGGGATCTGATGCACCAGTTTCCCGACCTGTTCGCGATCGAGCAGCAGTGGACCTGGAACGGCGAGAACTATGCCCGCACGGCCGAGGACTGGCTGGCCAGGATGGATGCGAACCCGGACCGCGTTCTGGAGTTGATGCAGGAGACCTATGGCCGCGAGAACGCAAGGCTGTGGGTCCGTCGCTGGCGCCGCTTCTATCTGGCGACGGCGGGCCTGTTCGGAAACGACGGCGGCAACACCTGGGCCGTCACCCACTATCGCCTGAAACCCGTTTGA